A genome region from Manihot esculenta cultivar AM560-2 chromosome 5, M.esculenta_v8, whole genome shotgun sequence includes the following:
- the LOC110616221 gene encoding cytochrome P450 94A2: MVAELLFLFSLLLLSLVFLFSIAKSSKSNKPISNHLSKSYPLIGNYLDLKANWHRRVQWTSDLLQNSPSATCVLYRPLGARAILTANPANVQHMLKSHFHNYQKGDFFRSTLFDFLGNGIFNADGDTWKFQRQVASHEFNTKSLRKFVETVVDTELYQRLIPVLSAAAADGTVLDFQDILQRFAFDNICKIAFGYDPAYLLPSLPQAEFAQAFEDSVRIISDRFNSLFWKIKRAFGMGSEKRLREAMSEVRDFAVNLVKEKKEELKKNSSIESVDLLSRFLSSGHSDETFIVDIVISFILAGRDTTSAALTWFFWLLSKHPEVEANVLQEIHEKSEMPIFEEVKDMVYTHASLCESMRLYPPVPTDTKLAVSDDVLPDGTPVTKGNRVTYHPYAMGRLETLWGPDWADFKPERWLERDTKSEKWSFVGRDSYTYPVFQAGPRICLGKEMAFLQMKRVVAGVLSRFKVVPAAETGVEPEFISYLTAKMKGGFPVKIEERSK; this comes from the coding sequence ATGGTAGCTGAGcttttattcttattttctcTTCTACTTCTTTCACTTGTCTTTCTCTTCTCCATCGCCAAATCCTCCAAATCCAATAAACCCATCTCAAACCATCTTTCAAAATCATATCCTCTAATCGGTAACTATCTCGATTTAAAGGCAAATTGGCATCGTCGAGTCCAATGGACATCGGATCTTCTTCAGAACTCACCTTCTGCAACCTGCGTCCTGTATCGACCTCTCGGCGCCCGTGCAATTCTTACTGCCAATCCGGCCAACGTCCAACACATGCTCAAGTCTCACTTTCATAACTACCAAAAAGGTGATTTCTTTCGAAGCACTCTCTTTGATTTTCTAGGCAATGGAATTTTTAATGCCGATGGTGATACCTGGAAGTTTCAAAGGCAAGTCGCTAGCCACGAGTTCAACACTAAATCTTTACGTAAATTTGTTGAGACCGTCGTCGATACTGAACTGTACCAGCGCTTAATACCAGTTCTCTCAGCTGCCGCCGCTGACGGAACGGTCCTTGATTTTCAAGATATTCTCCAAAGATTTGCCTTTGATAACATATGTAAAATTGCTTTTGGGTATGATCCTGCATACCTCTTGCCATCCCTCCCGCAAGCGGAGTTTGCACAAGCTTTTGAAGACAGCGTCAGGATAATCAGCGACAGATTCAATTCTTTATTTTGGAAAATAAAAAGAGCTTTCGGTATGGGATCGGAAAAACGGCTCCGGGAAGCCATGTCTGAAGTACGGGATTTTGCAGTGAATCTCGtcaaagaaaagaaggaagagctcaagaagaacTCGTCCATTGAATCTGTCGATCTCTTATCCCGATTCTTGAGCTCTGGCCATTCAGATGAGACCTTCATTGTCGACATCGTAATCAGCTTTATTTTAGCTGGCCGCGACACGACGTCTGCGGCCTTAACATGGTTTTTCTGGTTGCTTTCTAAACACCCAGAAGTAGAAGCTAATGTTCTCCAAGAAATACACGAGAAATCAGAGATGCCGATTTTTGAAGAAGTGAAGGACATGGTTTACACCCATGCGTCTTTGTGTGAGAGTATGAGGTTGTACCCTCCTGTCCCAACAGATACCAAACTGGCAGTAAGCGATGACGTTTTGCCGGACGGTACTCCAGTGACCAAGGGAAACAGAGTTACATACCATCCATACGCGATGGGTAGGCTAGAGACGCTGTGGGGTCCTGATTGGGCTGATTTCAAGCCGGAAAGGTGGCTGGAGAGAGATACAAAGAGTGAAAAATGGAGTTTTGTGGGGAGAGATTCATATACCTACCCAGTATTTCAAGCTGGACCCAGGATTTGTCTGGGTAAGGAAATGGCCTTCTTGCAAATGAAGAGGGTGGTTGCTGGAGTTCTAAGTCGATTTAAGGTGGTGCCAGCAGCGGAAACTGGTGTTGAGCCAGAATTTATTTCATATCTGACTGCAAAAATGAAGGGTGGTTTTCCGGTGAAGATTGAGGAAAGGAGTAAGTGA